The Cupriavidus necator N-1 DNA window TGCTCGACAACGTGTCCGATCCGGCGGGGCGGGTCGGGGATGCGCAGCGCGCATGGCTGGGCGCGGACCTCGCGCGGCAACCAAAGGGCGCGCGCATCGTGGTGTTCACGCACCGCCCGCTGTTCGACCTGTATCCGCAATGGGACTGGGCCACGCGCGACGGCGCGCAGGTGATCGACACCCTGATGCCCTATCCAAACGTGACCGTGTTCTACGGCCACATCCACCAGGAGCATCACCACACGACCGGCCACATTGCGCATCACGCCGCACGCTCGCTGATGTTCCCGCTGCCGCCGCCGGGCTCGCAGCCGCAGCGCCTGCCGGTGCCGTGGGATGCCGCGCAGCCCTATCGCGGGCTGGGCTGGCGCGAGGTCGAAGCGAAAGCGGCGCCCGGCGCGTTCGCGCTGGCCGAGCAGCCGATCGCGACCTGACCGGAGCCAGCCATGAGAATGTCATCGATGGTCGGGCGGCGCACGGCGCTGGCCTGGATGCTTGGCCTCGGGGCGGCGGTGCTGGCCGGCACCGGCCGGGGCGATGCGGCGGCGCCGCGCGTCATTCGCGTCCACGCGCGCAAGTTCGTCTTTACCCCGAATCACATCCCGCTGCGTGCCGGCGAGTCGGTCGTATTCGAACTGACGGCACAGGACGTGATCATGGGCTTCAGCGTGCCGGATTTCGGTGTGCGTGCCGACGTGCCGCCAGGCGCGACCGTGCGTTTGCCTGCAACGGCGCGCGGCAGCGGCAACTACGGCTTCCTGTGCGACATCTTCTGCGGATCGGGGCACGAGACCATGAACGGCGTGATCGAGGTCATGTAGGCGCCGCCCGCCGGATCCCTGGCGAGCCCGCGGGCGTGACGGCTGGTGTTGTAATCGCGCAGCCCGTGGGCGGCCCTATTGCCTTTGCCCTGCGAGCCGCGTAGAACGTTGGGAAACGGCACCCGGAGAGGGCCGGCAGCCGCTCGTGGTGGGCGGCGGAGCACAACGCCAGAGGATCGAGGTGTGGCCATGGAGACCCAAGAGAGCGCGCTGACGCTTGCC harbors:
- a CDS encoding cupredoxin domain-containing protein, giving the protein MRMSSMVGRRTALAWMLGLGAAVLAGTGRGDAAAPRVIRVHARKFVFTPNHIPLRAGESVVFELTAQDVIMGFSVPDFGVRADVPPGATVRLPATARGSGNYGFLCDIFCGSGHETMNGVIEVM